A window from Pagrus major chromosome 4, Pma_NU_1.0 encodes these proteins:
- the dhx38 gene encoding pre-mRNA-splicing factor ATP-dependent RNA helicase PRP16 isoform X2: protein MDDDVSMHRLEGTDPDSQVGGLIVKKKSAAAEPHVFRAPTPRTSLLGLDLLAAQKRKERESKELADASGDDRINKKSKVSSYKDWEEGKSDSGSDEEDDDKSSSAKKERKYRVTGSETPSNPGGVSEEFRRRHQQREKDRREHGVYASSKEDKNRERDKDRERSRDKGRDRRSERDERESSHSRGSSSSRSERSERGERSERSQRDGWSERISRGSKRDEPPTPQQRPRDSFTPSRSNWEEDDSGYASSRHSQWESPSPAPSNRESDRSERSHRSTRESERRDRSVRGRYPDDTPLPTPSYKYNEWANDRKHLGSTPRLSQGKGRKEDGEGGIMFDNEDEKDQWQEDQKQADRDWYMMDEGYDEFHNPFTSTSDDYVKKREQILQKQTQKRISAQKRQINEDNERWETNRMLTSGVVQRLEVDEDFEEDNAAKVHLLVHNLVPPFLDGRIVFTKQPEPVIPVKDATSDMAIISRKGSQLVRKHREQKERKKAQHKHWELAGTKLGDIMGIQKKEEADVSGGKPVGEDGKVDYRAEQKFADHMKEKSEASSEFAKKKTLLEQRQYLPIFAVRQQLLNIIRDNSIVIVVGETGSGKTTQLTQYLHEDGYTSYGMVGCTQPRRVAAMSVAKRVSEEIGTNLGEEVGYAIRFEDCTSEKTLIKYMTDGILLRESLRESDLDHYSAVIMDEAHERSLNTDVLFGLLREVVSRRTDLKLIVTSATMDSDKFAAFFGNVPIFHIPGRTFPVDILFSKTPQEDYVEAAVKQALQIHLSGMGGDILIFMPGQEDIEVTSDQIVERLEDLENAPPLAVLPIYSQLPSDLQAKIFQKAPDGVRKCIVATNIAETSLTVDGIMFVVDSGYCKLKVFNPRIGMDALQVYPISQANANQRSGRAGRTGPGQCYRLYTQSAYKNEMLTTTIPEIQRTNLANVVLLLKSLGVQDLLLFHFMDPPPEDNMLNSMYQLWILGALDNTGALTPTGRLMVEFPLDPALSKMLIVSCDMGCSADILIIVSMLSVPAIFYRPKGREEESDQVREKFSVPESDHLTYLNVYMQWKNNNYSSVWCNEHFIHTKAMRKVREVRSQLKDIMVQQRMNLISCGSDWDIIRKCICAAYFHQAAKLKGIGEYVNVRTGMPCHLHPTSSLFGMGYTPDYIIYHELVMTTKEYMQCVTAVDGEWLAELGPMFYSIKHAGRSRQENRRRAKEEITNMEEEMSLAQQQLRSRREEQEKKNNTGSVRAVKICTPGRREEVPMTPKRTPARFGL from the exons ATGGATGATGATGTGTCCATGCATAGACTGGAAGGGACTGACCCAGATTCTCAGGTTGGTGGACTGATAGTAAAGAAGAAGAGTGCTGCTGCAGAGCCCCATGTTTTTCGGGCACCCACTCCGCGCACCTCCCTGCTGGGCTTGGATCTGCTGGCAGCCCAGAAAAGGAAGGAGCGGGAGAGTAAGGAGCTGGCTGATGCTAGTGGCGATGACAGAATAAACAAGAAGTCAAAGGTGTCCTCCTACAAGGACTGGGAGGAAGGTAAAAGTGACTCTGGGTCTGATGAAGAAGACGATGATAAGAGCAGCAGTGCTAAGAAGGAGAG GAAGTATCGTGTGACCGGCTCCGAGACGCCCTCAAACCCCGGAGGGGTCAGTGAAGAGTTCCGCCGCAGAcaccagcagagggagaaagacagacgTGAGCACGGAGTCTACGCCTCCTCCAAAGAGGACAAGAATCGAGAacgagacaaagacagagagaggagcagagataAGGGCAGAGACCGAAGAAGTGAAAGAG ATGAGCGAGAGAGCAGCCACAGCCGTGGCAGTAGCAGCAGCCGGTCAGAGCGTTCGGAGCGCGGGGAGAGGAGTGAGCGCTCACAGAGAGACGGCTGGTCTGAACGCATCAGCCGAGGGAGTAAGAGAGATGAACCCCCGACACCGCAGCAACGCCCCAGAG attCTTTCACACCCTCTCGCTCCAACTGGGAAGAGGATGACAGTGGTTATGCCAGCTCACGCCATTCCCAGTGGGAGTCTCCCTCCCCTGCCCCGTCTAACAGAGAGTCTGATCGCTCTGAGAGAAGCCATCGCTCCACccgagagagtgagaggagggacAG GTCAGTCAGAGGCCGTTACCCTGACGACACACCCCTGCCTACCCCGTCATATAAGTACAACGAGTGGGCCAATGACAGAAAGCATTTGGGTTCTACACCACGTTTGTCACAAGGAAAAG GTAGGAAAGAAGATGGTGAGGGAGGAATTATGTTTGATAACGAGGACGAGAAAGACCAGTGGCAGGAGGACCAGAAG caagcagacagagattGGTACATGATGGATGAAGGCTATGATGAGTTCCACAACCCTTTCACTTCCACATCTGATGATTACGTAAAGAAGAGAGAGCAGATCCTTCAGAAGCAGACACAAAAAAGAATATCTGCCCAGAAACGACAGATCAATGAG GATAATGAGCGGTGGGAGACTAACCGAATGTTGACCAGTGGTGTGGTGCAGAGGTTGGAGGTGGATGAAGACTTTGAGGAAGACAATGCTGCAAAGGTTCACCTGCTGGTTCACAACCTGGTTCCCCCCTTTCTGGATGGAAGAATAGTCTTCACCAAGCAG CCAGAGCCTGTCATCCCTGTGAAAGATGCTACCTCTGACATGGCCATCATCTCTCGTAAAGGCAGCCAGCTTGTCCGCAAACACCGTGAGCAGAAAGAGCGCAAGAAG gcacagcacaaacactgggAATTAGCAGGCACCAAGTTGGGGGACATCATGGGGATCCAGAAGAAGGAGGAAGCAGATGTCTCTGGGGGAAAACCCGTTGGTGAGGACGGAAAAGTGGACTACAG AGCCGAGCAAAAATTTGCAGACCACATGAAAGAAAAGTCTGAAGCCAGCAGTGAGTTTGCTAAGAAGAAGACTCTTCTGGAGCAGAGACAGTACCTGCCTATTTTTGCTGTCAGACAACAACTTCTTAACATCATCAG GGACAACAGCATTGTGATTGTTGTTGGGGAGACGGGCAGTGGGAAGACCACCCAGCTGACTCAGTACCTGCATGAGGATGGCTACACTAGCTATGGCATGGTGGGTTGTACTCAGCCCAGAAGAGTGGCAGCCATGAGTGTGGCCAAGAGAGTCAGCGAGGAGATTGGCACCAACCTtggagaggag GTGGGCTACGCTATCCGTTTTGAGGACTGCACGTCTGAGAAAACATTAATAAAGTACATGACAGATGGAATCCTGCTCAGAGAGTCACTGAGGGAGTCGGACCTGGACCACTACAGTGCTGTTATCATGGACGAAGCTCACGAACGCTCCCTCAATACTGATGTGCTGTTCGGCCTGCTACGTGAG GTTGTATCTCGACGCACTGATTTGAAGCTCATAGTCACCTCCGCAACTATGGACTCGGACAAGTTTGCTGCATTTTTTGGCAATGTACCCATATTCCACATTCCAGGAAGAACATTTcctgttgacattttgtttagCAAG ACCCCTCAGGAGGACTACGTGGAGGCAGCAGTGAAGCAGGCTCTGCAGATCCACCTCAGTGGGATGGGAGGAGACATCCTCATCTTTATGCCTGGGCAGGAGGATATTGAA GTGACGTCTGATCAGATCGTGGAGCGGTTGGAGGACTTGGAGAATGCTCCTCCTCTGGCTGTGCTTCCCATCTACTCACAGCTGCCCTCTGACCTCCAGGCCAAGATCTTTCAGAAG GCTCCAGATGGTGTGAGGAAATGcattgttgccacaaacattgCTGAGACCTCCCTGACTGTGGATGGAATCATGTTTGTCGTTGATTCAGGATACTGCAAACTTAAG GTTTTCAATCCTCGCATTGGAATGGACGCTCTGCAGGTTTATCCCATCAGCCAGGCTAATGCCAACCAGCGTTCTGGCAGAGCAGGACGTACAGGACCAGGGCAGTGTTACAG ACTCTACACTCAGAGCGCCTATAAGAATGAAATGCTGACCACCACCATACCAGAGATCCAGAGGACCAACCTGGCCAATGTAGTCCTGCTTTTGAAGTCTCTGGGTGTGCAGGATTTGCTCCTCTTCCACTTCATGGACCCTCCACCTGAGGACAACATGCTCAACTCCATGTACCAGCTCTGGATCCTGGGAGCTCTGGACAACACAG GTGCTCTAACACCGACAGGGCGTCTGATGGTGGAGTTTCCCCTCGACCCCGCCCTCTCTAAGATGCTGATCGTGTCCTGCGACATGGGCTGCAGTGCTGACATCCTCATCATCGTCTCCATGCTGTCCGTGCCAGCCATCTTCTACAGACCTAAG GGTCGTGAGGAGGAGAGCGACCAGGTGAGGGAGAAGTTCTCAGTCCCAGAGAGCGACCACCTTACCTACCTTAACGTCTACATGCAGTGGAAGAACAACAACTACTCCAGCGTCTGGTGCAACGAGCACTTCATCCACACCAAGGCCATGAGAAAG GTGCGTGAGGTGCGCTCCCAGTTAAAGGACATCATGGTGCAGCAGAGGATGAACCTGATTTCCTGTGGGTCAGACTGGGACATCATCAGAAAGTGCATCTGTGCTGCTTACTTCCACCAAGCTGCCAAGCTCAAG GGCATCGGTGAATATGTAAACGTGAGGACAGGCATGCCATGTCACCTCCATCCTACCAGCTCCCTCTTTGGCATGGGCTACACTCCTGACTACATCATCTACCACGAGCTCGTCATGACCACCAAG GAGTACATGCAGTGTGTGACTGCAGTGGACGGAGAGTGGCTGGCAGAGCTTGGGCCCATGTTTTATAGCATCAAACATGCAGGAAGAAGCAGACAG GAGAACCGTCGCCGGGCCAAGGAGGAGATCACcaacatggaggaggagatgtccctggctcagcagcagctgcgATCGCGTcgagaggagcaggagaagaagaacaacactGGCAGTGTCAG GGCGGTGAAAATCTGCACAccaggaagaagagaagaggtcCCCATGACGCCCAAACGCACCCCGGCCCGCTTTGGACTGTAG
- the dhx38 gene encoding pre-mRNA-splicing factor ATP-dependent RNA helicase PRP16 isoform X1, translating to MDDDVSMHRLEGTDPDSQVGGLIVKKKSAAAEPHVFRAPTPRTSLLGLDLLAAQKRKERESKELADASGDDRINKKSKVSSYKDWEEGKSDSGSDEEDDDKSSSAKKESRKYRVTGSETPSNPGGVSEEFRRRHQQREKDRREHGVYASSKEDKNRERDKDRERSRDKGRDRRSERDERESSHSRGSSSSRSERSERGERSERSQRDGWSERISRGSKRDEPPTPQQRPRDSFTPSRSNWEEDDSGYASSRHSQWESPSPAPSNRESDRSERSHRSTRESERRDRSVRGRYPDDTPLPTPSYKYNEWANDRKHLGSTPRLSQGKGRKEDGEGGIMFDNEDEKDQWQEDQKQADRDWYMMDEGYDEFHNPFTSTSDDYVKKREQILQKQTQKRISAQKRQINEDNERWETNRMLTSGVVQRLEVDEDFEEDNAAKVHLLVHNLVPPFLDGRIVFTKQPEPVIPVKDATSDMAIISRKGSQLVRKHREQKERKKAQHKHWELAGTKLGDIMGIQKKEEADVSGGKPVGEDGKVDYRAEQKFADHMKEKSEASSEFAKKKTLLEQRQYLPIFAVRQQLLNIIRDNSIVIVVGETGSGKTTQLTQYLHEDGYTSYGMVGCTQPRRVAAMSVAKRVSEEIGTNLGEEVGYAIRFEDCTSEKTLIKYMTDGILLRESLRESDLDHYSAVIMDEAHERSLNTDVLFGLLREVVSRRTDLKLIVTSATMDSDKFAAFFGNVPIFHIPGRTFPVDILFSKTPQEDYVEAAVKQALQIHLSGMGGDILIFMPGQEDIEVTSDQIVERLEDLENAPPLAVLPIYSQLPSDLQAKIFQKAPDGVRKCIVATNIAETSLTVDGIMFVVDSGYCKLKVFNPRIGMDALQVYPISQANANQRSGRAGRTGPGQCYRLYTQSAYKNEMLTTTIPEIQRTNLANVVLLLKSLGVQDLLLFHFMDPPPEDNMLNSMYQLWILGALDNTGALTPTGRLMVEFPLDPALSKMLIVSCDMGCSADILIIVSMLSVPAIFYRPKGREEESDQVREKFSVPESDHLTYLNVYMQWKNNNYSSVWCNEHFIHTKAMRKVREVRSQLKDIMVQQRMNLISCGSDWDIIRKCICAAYFHQAAKLKGIGEYVNVRTGMPCHLHPTSSLFGMGYTPDYIIYHELVMTTKEYMQCVTAVDGEWLAELGPMFYSIKHAGRSRQENRRRAKEEITNMEEEMSLAQQQLRSRREEQEKKNNTGSVRAVKICTPGRREEVPMTPKRTPARFGL from the exons ATGGATGATGATGTGTCCATGCATAGACTGGAAGGGACTGACCCAGATTCTCAGGTTGGTGGACTGATAGTAAAGAAGAAGAGTGCTGCTGCAGAGCCCCATGTTTTTCGGGCACCCACTCCGCGCACCTCCCTGCTGGGCTTGGATCTGCTGGCAGCCCAGAAAAGGAAGGAGCGGGAGAGTAAGGAGCTGGCTGATGCTAGTGGCGATGACAGAATAAACAAGAAGTCAAAGGTGTCCTCCTACAAGGACTGGGAGGAAGGTAAAAGTGACTCTGGGTCTGATGAAGAAGACGATGATAAGAGCAGCAGTGCTAAGAAGGAGAG CAGGAAGTATCGTGTGACCGGCTCCGAGACGCCCTCAAACCCCGGAGGGGTCAGTGAAGAGTTCCGCCGCAGAcaccagcagagggagaaagacagacgTGAGCACGGAGTCTACGCCTCCTCCAAAGAGGACAAGAATCGAGAacgagacaaagacagagagaggagcagagataAGGGCAGAGACCGAAGAAGTGAAAGAG ATGAGCGAGAGAGCAGCCACAGCCGTGGCAGTAGCAGCAGCCGGTCAGAGCGTTCGGAGCGCGGGGAGAGGAGTGAGCGCTCACAGAGAGACGGCTGGTCTGAACGCATCAGCCGAGGGAGTAAGAGAGATGAACCCCCGACACCGCAGCAACGCCCCAGAG attCTTTCACACCCTCTCGCTCCAACTGGGAAGAGGATGACAGTGGTTATGCCAGCTCACGCCATTCCCAGTGGGAGTCTCCCTCCCCTGCCCCGTCTAACAGAGAGTCTGATCGCTCTGAGAGAAGCCATCGCTCCACccgagagagtgagaggagggacAG GTCAGTCAGAGGCCGTTACCCTGACGACACACCCCTGCCTACCCCGTCATATAAGTACAACGAGTGGGCCAATGACAGAAAGCATTTGGGTTCTACACCACGTTTGTCACAAGGAAAAG GTAGGAAAGAAGATGGTGAGGGAGGAATTATGTTTGATAACGAGGACGAGAAAGACCAGTGGCAGGAGGACCAGAAG caagcagacagagattGGTACATGATGGATGAAGGCTATGATGAGTTCCACAACCCTTTCACTTCCACATCTGATGATTACGTAAAGAAGAGAGAGCAGATCCTTCAGAAGCAGACACAAAAAAGAATATCTGCCCAGAAACGACAGATCAATGAG GATAATGAGCGGTGGGAGACTAACCGAATGTTGACCAGTGGTGTGGTGCAGAGGTTGGAGGTGGATGAAGACTTTGAGGAAGACAATGCTGCAAAGGTTCACCTGCTGGTTCACAACCTGGTTCCCCCCTTTCTGGATGGAAGAATAGTCTTCACCAAGCAG CCAGAGCCTGTCATCCCTGTGAAAGATGCTACCTCTGACATGGCCATCATCTCTCGTAAAGGCAGCCAGCTTGTCCGCAAACACCGTGAGCAGAAAGAGCGCAAGAAG gcacagcacaaacactgggAATTAGCAGGCACCAAGTTGGGGGACATCATGGGGATCCAGAAGAAGGAGGAAGCAGATGTCTCTGGGGGAAAACCCGTTGGTGAGGACGGAAAAGTGGACTACAG AGCCGAGCAAAAATTTGCAGACCACATGAAAGAAAAGTCTGAAGCCAGCAGTGAGTTTGCTAAGAAGAAGACTCTTCTGGAGCAGAGACAGTACCTGCCTATTTTTGCTGTCAGACAACAACTTCTTAACATCATCAG GGACAACAGCATTGTGATTGTTGTTGGGGAGACGGGCAGTGGGAAGACCACCCAGCTGACTCAGTACCTGCATGAGGATGGCTACACTAGCTATGGCATGGTGGGTTGTACTCAGCCCAGAAGAGTGGCAGCCATGAGTGTGGCCAAGAGAGTCAGCGAGGAGATTGGCACCAACCTtggagaggag GTGGGCTACGCTATCCGTTTTGAGGACTGCACGTCTGAGAAAACATTAATAAAGTACATGACAGATGGAATCCTGCTCAGAGAGTCACTGAGGGAGTCGGACCTGGACCACTACAGTGCTGTTATCATGGACGAAGCTCACGAACGCTCCCTCAATACTGATGTGCTGTTCGGCCTGCTACGTGAG GTTGTATCTCGACGCACTGATTTGAAGCTCATAGTCACCTCCGCAACTATGGACTCGGACAAGTTTGCTGCATTTTTTGGCAATGTACCCATATTCCACATTCCAGGAAGAACATTTcctgttgacattttgtttagCAAG ACCCCTCAGGAGGACTACGTGGAGGCAGCAGTGAAGCAGGCTCTGCAGATCCACCTCAGTGGGATGGGAGGAGACATCCTCATCTTTATGCCTGGGCAGGAGGATATTGAA GTGACGTCTGATCAGATCGTGGAGCGGTTGGAGGACTTGGAGAATGCTCCTCCTCTGGCTGTGCTTCCCATCTACTCACAGCTGCCCTCTGACCTCCAGGCCAAGATCTTTCAGAAG GCTCCAGATGGTGTGAGGAAATGcattgttgccacaaacattgCTGAGACCTCCCTGACTGTGGATGGAATCATGTTTGTCGTTGATTCAGGATACTGCAAACTTAAG GTTTTCAATCCTCGCATTGGAATGGACGCTCTGCAGGTTTATCCCATCAGCCAGGCTAATGCCAACCAGCGTTCTGGCAGAGCAGGACGTACAGGACCAGGGCAGTGTTACAG ACTCTACACTCAGAGCGCCTATAAGAATGAAATGCTGACCACCACCATACCAGAGATCCAGAGGACCAACCTGGCCAATGTAGTCCTGCTTTTGAAGTCTCTGGGTGTGCAGGATTTGCTCCTCTTCCACTTCATGGACCCTCCACCTGAGGACAACATGCTCAACTCCATGTACCAGCTCTGGATCCTGGGAGCTCTGGACAACACAG GTGCTCTAACACCGACAGGGCGTCTGATGGTGGAGTTTCCCCTCGACCCCGCCCTCTCTAAGATGCTGATCGTGTCCTGCGACATGGGCTGCAGTGCTGACATCCTCATCATCGTCTCCATGCTGTCCGTGCCAGCCATCTTCTACAGACCTAAG GGTCGTGAGGAGGAGAGCGACCAGGTGAGGGAGAAGTTCTCAGTCCCAGAGAGCGACCACCTTACCTACCTTAACGTCTACATGCAGTGGAAGAACAACAACTACTCCAGCGTCTGGTGCAACGAGCACTTCATCCACACCAAGGCCATGAGAAAG GTGCGTGAGGTGCGCTCCCAGTTAAAGGACATCATGGTGCAGCAGAGGATGAACCTGATTTCCTGTGGGTCAGACTGGGACATCATCAGAAAGTGCATCTGTGCTGCTTACTTCCACCAAGCTGCCAAGCTCAAG GGCATCGGTGAATATGTAAACGTGAGGACAGGCATGCCATGTCACCTCCATCCTACCAGCTCCCTCTTTGGCATGGGCTACACTCCTGACTACATCATCTACCACGAGCTCGTCATGACCACCAAG GAGTACATGCAGTGTGTGACTGCAGTGGACGGAGAGTGGCTGGCAGAGCTTGGGCCCATGTTTTATAGCATCAAACATGCAGGAAGAAGCAGACAG GAGAACCGTCGCCGGGCCAAGGAGGAGATCACcaacatggaggaggagatgtccctggctcagcagcagctgcgATCGCGTcgagaggagcaggagaagaagaacaacactGGCAGTGTCAG GGCGGTGAAAATCTGCACAccaggaagaagagaagaggtcCCCATGACGCCCAAACGCACCCCGGCCCGCTTTGGACTGTAG